The genomic segment TTCAACATTCAAAATTCAAAATTTTATAAAGCGTTATGGAATTAACTATATAATCCTTATTCCTCCCTTAATGCATCAGAAAGGGAAATTTTTGAGGCAAAGAGGGCTGGATACACAGAAAAAATAATAGAAAGAATAAAGGAAGAAAAAGAAATCCAGAGAATAGAATGTGTAGAAATGGCAAAGGGAAGGGAGGAGATATAATAGACATCCCCTGGAAGCTTAATAAGAAAGGGGATAAACTTTCCAATTAAAAGCCCAAAAGAGGTTCCCATGGTTGTTCCCAAAAAACCAATTATTCCTCCCTCAATAAGGAAGATCAAGGCAATTGAGGCTTTTCCTGCTCCAAGTAGCCTCAATATCCCAATTTCCCTCTTTTTCCTTATAATGGTTATGGTTAATAAAGAAAAGAGGGAAAATAAAGAAACCAAAAGGATAATTAAGAGGATAATTGCCATTACCTTTTTCTCAAGCCTTATTGCATCAAAGAGGCTTTTATTAAGCTCATTGTATGTCCTTATTAAAAGCTCCTTTGGTAGCATTCTACACAGCCTCTCCTTTACCTCCTCTGCTTTTGAGACATCCGATAATTTTATCCCTATCCCAGAGACACCCTCAATTCCAAAGATTCTCTTTGCCGAGAATAGGGTTATATAGGAAATAGAGCTATCTACATCATACATTCCCGAGGTAAAGATTCCACAAACCCTAAAATCAAAAGCCTTTGGCATTGCCAGGTCCTTTGCTGTAATTAAAGAAACAGAGTCGCCAATATTAGCTTGGATATTAAAGGCAAGCTCATTTCCAAGAAGAATAGAATTTTCATCTTTTAAATTCTCTCCACTTATCTCTATTCCCTCTGGTTTATCCAGACCTAAAACAATCCCGCCCGATGCTGTTTTTCCCTTAAATATTGCCTTTTGTTCAATATAGGGAAAGATGCTTGTAATCTTAAGATCCTCTATTCTTTGCAAGATTTCCTCGTAATTCTCAATGTAGTTCTCAATATGGGTTATTCTAATATGGGGGGATGTTCCCACAATCCTTTTTTTAAGCTCTCTTTCAAACCCATTCATTACGCCCAAGACAACAATTAAAGAGGAAACACCAAGGGCGATTAAGAAAATGGAAATAAGGCTAATAATAAAAAAGATTCTTTCCCCTTTTTTTCCAAAGATATTTCTTAAGGCAATGAGGAATCTAAAATCCAAATTTCAAGTCCATTCTCTTTATATGGAGAAGGCGATCTCCTAGCATATCAACAGCAGCTTGAGACTGCTCAAGGACTATATAGCCTATTAAAGGCTCATAAAAGCCATCTTCTGGTTC from the bacterium genome contains:
- a CDS encoding ABC transporter permease, translated to MDFRFLIALRNIFGKKGERIFFIISLISIFLIALGVSSLIVVLGVMNGFERELKKRIVGTSPHIRITHIENYIENYEEILQRIEDLKITSIFPYIEQKAIFKGKTASGGIVLGLDKPEGIEISGENLKDENSILLGNELAFNIQANIGDSVSLITAKDLAMPKAFDFRVCGIFTSGMYDVDSSISYITLFSAKRIFGIEGVSGIGIKLSDVSKAEEVKERLCRMLPKELLIRTYNELNKSLFDAIRLEKKVMAIILLIILLVSLFSLFSLLTITIIRKKREIGILRLLGAGKASIALIFLIEGGIIGFLGTTMGTSFGLLIGKFIPFLIKLPGDVYYISSLPFAISTHSILWISFSSFILSIIFSVYPALFASKISLSDALREE